The Exiguobacterium aurantiacum DSM 6208 genome includes a window with the following:
- a CDS encoding copper-translocating P-type ATPase — protein sequence MIQAWAGFELTFPYEKETLFVLATIVYVYGGWPFLKGSIDELRERNPGMMLLIGLAISVAYFYSVAIVFGYGHGHDFFWELATLIVIMLLGHWIEMRSIMGASNALQQLVRLLPSVAHRINGNDIEDVPVTALASGDLILVKPGEQIPVDGELLKGRTTVDESMLTGESMPVEKETGDIVIAGSLNQEGSMTISTTSTGESTYLAKVIDLVKEAQESKSKTQNLANRAAKLLFYVAVGAGVLTFVIWIALGYPVSMAVERMVTVMVISCPHALGLASPLVVAVSTALSAKRGLLIRNRTQFEEARHLDAVIFDKTGTLTQGDFGVTDIEATSTYTEDEVLRLTAAVETASQHPLARGILREAEARELKLPDVVDFASITGVGLEGRVDGGRVQVVSPRYIRERELSIDEAAFDRLSAAGKTVVFTLRDGDLVGMIALADMVRDEAKETVRALKARGVRPIMLTGDNRKVADWVASQLHIEEVYAEVLPDDKSRQVQTVQADGSKVAMVGDGINDAPALAQADVGIAIGSGTDVAVETADIVLVRSNPKDVLSILDLSRNTYNKMIQNLWWAAGYNIVAIPLAAGVLAPLGILLSPAIGAVFMSLSTIIVALNARTLRI from the coding sequence ATGATTCAAGCATGGGCCGGTTTCGAACTGACGTTTCCTTATGAAAAGGAGACGCTATTCGTGTTGGCGACGATTGTGTACGTCTATGGAGGGTGGCCGTTTTTGAAAGGGAGCATTGACGAGTTGCGTGAACGAAATCCGGGGATGATGTTGCTGATCGGTCTCGCCATCAGCGTCGCCTACTTTTATAGTGTCGCCATTGTGTTCGGGTATGGGCATGGACATGACTTCTTTTGGGAGTTGGCGACGTTGATTGTTATCATGTTGCTCGGGCATTGGATTGAGATGCGCTCAATCATGGGCGCATCGAACGCGTTGCAACAGCTCGTACGTCTATTACCGAGCGTGGCGCATCGAATCAACGGGAACGACATCGAAGACGTTCCCGTCACGGCGCTCGCTAGCGGAGATTTGATTCTCGTCAAGCCGGGTGAACAGATTCCTGTAGACGGTGAACTGCTGAAAGGGCGGACAACGGTCGATGAGTCGATGTTGACTGGTGAATCGATGCCGGTCGAAAAAGAGACGGGCGACATCGTCATCGCAGGATCGCTCAACCAAGAAGGCAGTATGACGATTTCGACGACGAGCACGGGAGAGAGCACATATTTGGCAAAAGTCATCGATTTGGTCAAAGAGGCTCAGGAATCCAAATCGAAAACGCAAAACTTGGCCAACCGGGCTGCCAAGCTCTTGTTCTATGTCGCTGTCGGGGCGGGTGTGCTAACGTTCGTCATTTGGATTGCCCTCGGTTATCCGGTCAGTATGGCCGTCGAGCGAATGGTCACCGTTATGGTCATCTCTTGTCCGCACGCACTCGGCCTTGCGTCTCCGCTCGTCGTGGCGGTCTCGACGGCCTTGTCGGCGAAACGCGGGCTGTTGATTCGGAATCGGACCCAATTCGAGGAGGCACGTCATCTCGATGCGGTCATTTTCGATAAGACGGGCACGTTGACGCAAGGCGACTTCGGGGTGACGGACATTGAAGCCACATCCACGTATACAGAAGATGAAGTATTACGTCTGACCGCCGCGGTCGAGACGGCCTCTCAACATCCGCTCGCACGAGGAATTCTTCGGGAAGCGGAGGCACGTGAGTTGAAGTTGCCTGATGTTGTCGATTTCGCCTCGATCACGGGCGTCGGGCTGGAAGGTCGTGTGGACGGGGGACGCGTTCAAGTCGTCAGTCCCCGCTATATTCGGGAGCGCGAGCTATCAATCGATGAAGCGGCGTTCGATCGATTGTCCGCCGCCGGCAAGACCGTCGTCTTCACGCTTCGAGACGGGGACTTGGTCGGTATGATTGCCTTAGCAGACATGGTTCGGGATGAGGCGAAGGAGACGGTCCGTGCGTTGAAAGCCCGGGGCGTCCGCCCGATCATGCTGACGGGGGACAACCGGAAAGTGGCTGATTGGGTCGCGTCGCAACTTCACATCGAGGAAGTGTATGCCGAAGTGTTGCCGGACGATAAATCACGGCAAGTCCAAACCGTCCAAGCCGACGGCAGCAAAGTGGCGATGGTCGGGGACGGCATCAATGATGCGCCGGCGTTGGCCCAAGCGGACGTCGGGATTGCCATCGGAAGCGGGACCGACGTCGCCGTCGAGACGGCCGATATCGTACTCGTCCGGAGCAACCCGAAAGACGTGTTGTCAATTCTCGACTTGTCTCGCAACACGTACAACAAGATGATTCAAAACTTGTGGTGGGCCGCCGGCTACAACATCGTCGCCATTCCGCTCGCGGCGGGTGTGCTGGCACCGCTCGGCATCCTCTTGTCACCGGCCATCGGTGCGGTGTTCATGAGCCTTAGTACAATCATCGTGGCGCTCAATGCAAGAACGCTTCGGATTTA
- a CDS encoding YdhK family protein, giving the protein MNLSKKLATITMALSLSGLLAACGEDDTTNSNTNMNDQMEETMDHGNMDMSGSRELPTGLQEAENPTFNVGDQAVITEAHMPGMEGAEATIVGAYDTVVYSISYDPMHGGERVRDHKWIIHEEIVDAKAGAYEPGDEVTVDAEHMSGMGGATATIDSAEETTVYMVDFELDNGERVTNHKWVTEDELSAN; this is encoded by the coding sequence ATGAATTTAAGTAAGAAACTTGCGACGATAACGATGGCACTCTCACTCAGCGGTTTACTCGCCGCTTGCGGTGAAGACGACACAACGAATAGCAACACGAACATGAATGACCAGATGGAAGAGACGATGGACCATGGAAATATGGACATGTCCGGTTCCCGTGAATTGCCGACAGGTCTTCAAGAAGCCGAGAACCCGACGTTCAATGTCGGAGATCAAGCTGTCATTACCGAAGCCCATATGCCAGGAATGGAAGGGGCCGAGGCGACCATCGTCGGTGCCTACGACACGGTCGTCTATAGCATCTCGTACGACCCGATGCATGGGGGCGAACGAGTGCGTGACCATAAGTGGATCATTCACGAAGAGATCGTCGACGCAAAAGCCGGCGCTTACGAGCCAGGCGACGAAGTGACGGTCGATGCCGAGCACATGAGCGGCATGGGTGGTGCGACCGCAACGATCGACTCTGCTGAGGAGACGACGGTTTACATGGTCGATTTCGAGCTCGACAATGGTGAACGAGTCACGAACCATAAATGGGTGACCGAAGACGAACTGTCCGCGAACTAA
- a CDS encoding multicopper oxidase family protein: MNRSITWIIGAGLVLSIVVGLLLLLFTFTPGRWMMGNDSFMGNQDDVGMMHGGMGRGNTIDLTASSEPTKPLPIPERLQPDRVTDDALYYTVRTELGEHRFFDEGVRTETLGYNGNVLGPMIELPAGKTVYINTINQLDEATSFHWHGLVIPGEEDGGPHQLIASGEEKQVRLDIDQEPATLWFHPHPMGATAEQVYLGLAGLLYVTSEMPTGLPNTYGIDDIPLIVQDRLFTADGELDYDGQMNIDGTLGDTIIANGAINTTFDVTTETLRVRLVNGSNARNLDFSLSNGEPFIQIATDGGRLDKPVSLETLTLTPSERAEILIDFSGQSLQDKIDLQANGVAFTSFTLRERNKQDEDGFEHPTEEYTSNDSSGADRRLTLFGMGNMVTIDGKRFDPDRIDINVEQGSTEVWEIYNREDMMGGMTHPFHIHGVQFRILERDGNPPPENERGWKDTVAVAPGEMVKIEMTFQEKGTFMYHCHILEHEENGMMGQLQVN; this comes from the coding sequence ATGAACCGCTCGATAACATGGATCATCGGGGCGGGTCTCGTGCTTAGTATCGTGGTTGGACTGCTCCTCCTTTTGTTCACGTTCACGCCGGGACGTTGGATGATGGGAAACGATTCATTCATGGGAAATCAAGACGACGTTGGTATGATGCACGGAGGGATGGGACGAGGGAACACGATCGACCTCACCGCCTCTAGCGAACCGACCAAACCACTACCGATTCCGGAACGGCTTCAGCCCGACCGCGTCACGGACGATGCGCTCTATTACACGGTCCGGACCGAACTCGGGGAACATCGATTCTTCGACGAAGGTGTCAGAACCGAGACGCTTGGCTATAACGGGAACGTGCTCGGCCCAATGATTGAATTGCCGGCAGGAAAGACCGTCTATATCAACACGATCAATCAGCTCGACGAGGCGACCTCTTTCCATTGGCACGGCCTCGTCATACCTGGGGAAGAAGACGGTGGGCCTCATCAACTCATTGCATCAGGTGAAGAGAAACAAGTTCGTCTCGATATCGACCAAGAACCGGCTACGCTCTGGTTCCATCCGCATCCTATGGGTGCGACAGCCGAACAAGTATATCTTGGCTTGGCCGGTCTCCTTTATGTGACCAGTGAGATGCCGACAGGACTGCCGAACACGTACGGTATCGATGACATCCCGCTCATCGTCCAAGATCGGCTCTTCACCGCCGACGGGGAACTCGACTACGATGGCCAAATGAATATCGATGGTACGCTCGGAGACACGATCATCGCGAACGGGGCAATCAATACGACGTTCGACGTGACAACGGAGACGTTACGCGTTCGCCTCGTCAATGGCTCCAATGCACGGAATCTCGACTTTTCTCTATCGAACGGGGAACCGTTCATCCAGATTGCAACAGACGGCGGACGGCTCGACAAACCAGTTTCACTCGAGACGTTGACGCTCACGCCTAGCGAACGGGCCGAAATTTTAATCGACTTCTCTGGGCAATCACTTCAGGACAAAATCGACCTTCAAGCGAACGGTGTTGCGTTCACCTCATTTACGTTACGCGAACGCAACAAACAAGACGAAGATGGGTTCGAGCACCCTACAGAAGAATATACTTCGAACGATTCGAGTGGAGCCGACCGGCGGCTCACGTTATTCGGGATGGGAAACATGGTGACGATTGATGGGAAACGGTTCGATCCTGATCGCATCGATATTAACGTCGAACAAGGCTCGACCGAAGTGTGGGAAATTTATAACCGTGAAGACATGATGGGCGGTATGACCCACCCGTTCCATATTCACGGCGTCCAGTTCCGAATTCTCGAGCGGGACGGGAACCCGCCTCCTGAGAACGAAAGAGGTTGGAAAGATACGGTCGCGGTGGCACCAGGCGAGATGGTCAAAATCGAGATGACGTTCCAAGAAAAAGGAACGTTTATGTACCACTGCCACATCCTCGAACATGAGGAAAACGGAATGATGGGTCAGTTACAAGTCAACTGA
- a CDS encoding M23 family metallopeptidase gives MKKKLMTILLSALLTIGLITPAPTPVEASTYYKAEVTVNSLNVRSGPGTTYAIVGSVKLGQTFSAQQTTGSWTKINFNGTSRYVSSAFIKPYASTTLQTTSRTKLLMPTKGTLTQKYGPASGVYGYTFHNGIDLAAAKGTPVIAASGGQVIVARNAGAYGNHIMITHQLNGQSYTTVYAHLDRLNVVQGQTVLRGANIGTVGNTGNSFGSHLHFEVHKSPYVYSSSAPASSLNPYNFF, from the coding sequence ATGAAAAAGAAATTAATGACAATTTTATTAAGTGCGTTGCTCACCATCGGTCTCATCACCCCGGCCCCGACGCCGGTCGAAGCGTCGACGTATTACAAAGCTGAAGTGACAGTAAACAGTTTGAACGTCCGGTCCGGCCCTGGTACGACGTACGCAATCGTCGGCAGCGTCAAGCTCGGCCAGACGTTTTCGGCGCAACAGACGACGGGTTCATGGACGAAAATCAATTTCAACGGCACGTCCCGCTACGTCTCGAGCGCATTCATTAAACCTTATGCGAGTACGACGCTCCAAACGACATCGAGGACGAAGCTCCTCATGCCGACGAAAGGCACGTTGACGCAAAAGTATGGTCCGGCGAGCGGCGTTTACGGCTACACGTTCCATAACGGCATCGACCTCGCGGCAGCGAAAGGCACGCCGGTCATCGCCGCGTCTGGCGGACAAGTCATCGTCGCCCGCAACGCCGGCGCCTACGGGAACCACATCATGATCACGCATCAATTGAACGGACAGTCGTACACGACCGTCTACGCCCACCTCGACCGCTTGAACGTCGTCCAGGGACAGACCGTCTTACGAGGCGCGAATATCGGCACGGTCGGCAACACCGGCAACTCGTTCGGCAGCCATCTTCATTTCGAAGTACATAAGTCGCCGTACGTCTACAGCAGCAGCGCACCGGCGAGCAGTCTCAACCCTTATAACTTCTTTTGA